The window CTTTCAAACGCTAGCACATCAAAAACATATACACAATGTAATGTTTTCAGTagtggagagaaaaaaaatgaagatgccAAAAAGCTTTGCAATAAGCTTTTATACTTATTGGAATATATAGCTAAGAATCCGAAAACGCCTGAAAATGTTAAACGTTGCAATTATTTACCTTATTGGTTTTATGATCAAATAAGGGGAATTAACCATGACCATTCTAAGAAAATTGGTGAAATATCTTTTATTAAAGAACTTGCTGatataaggaaaaatgtttataagaatgaattaaaatatacatgtgaCCTactatatgataaaaatgttaattcggacgaatggaaaaaaaggatactttcttatatttattttaaaatccatgatgatattaaaaaaattagtatttCCAAAAATAGAACAGAATGCGATAAGCGTTTGAAATATGTTGACAGTTTTATGCCATTATATAAAGAGTATTATGAAAAGCACTGTAAGAAtagtggtttttttttcttttcttctggTGGTACTGATTATTTTCCTTGTAGTTCCCTATATGACCCAAATAAACTCTTAGAtcccttaaaaaaatgtgagccTCCAGAACCTCCAAAGAGCAGAATTTCAGCAGGTTCTGCATCGGTTAGTGGTAGAGCTGGAGGATCAGATCCAGTAAGTTCCGCAGTTACAAGGGGTGCAACAAGTTTAGGAGGTACAAGAGGTACAGCAAGTCCTGTAACAACAGTGCGCCCAGCGGCAGTACCAGCCCCGCTATCCACTTTGCAACCTGGTAAATCTTTGACCCCCTCGACAGGAGGTATCCTTGGACAGAGTCCTCATGCAACACTGCCTACTGCATTACAGATTCGAAACGATACCGGACATGGGGGCACGGCTGCTGTTCCTAGTACTTTGGAAAGTGCATCCGATAAGAT of the Plasmodium vivax scf_5104 genomic scaffold, whole genome shotgun sequence genome contains:
- a CDS encoding variable surface protein Vir14-related, truncated (encoded by transcript PVX_054190A), whose amino-acid sequence is LSNASTSKTYTQCNVFSSGEKKNEDAKKLCNKLLYLLEYIAKNPKTPENVKRCNYLPYWFYDQIRGINHDHSKKIGEISFIKELADIRKNVYKNELKYTCDLLYDKNVNSDEWKKRILSYIYFKIHDDIKKISISKNRTECDKRLKYVDSFMPLYKEYYEKHCKNSGFFFFSSGGTDYFPCSSLYDPNKLLDPLKKCEPPEPPKSRISAGSASVSGRAGGSDPVSSAVTRGATSLGGTRGTASPVTTVRPAAVPAPLSTLQPGKSLTPSTGGILGQSPHATLPTALQIRNDTGHGGTAAVPSTLESASDKMDSNFIRDIIMGVAVIGTILFLFFYNMSSGLKSRFPKRKRKKKIFEHNYYEEYEKELERDGSEDMSLYSEDDRYYLNYQPEGEYHY